One window from the genome of Anopheles merus strain MAF chromosome 3R, AmerM5.1, whole genome shotgun sequence encodes:
- the LOC121595205 gene encoding uncharacterized protein LOC121595205: protein MNLCTTTAPSARSQRWYPFACGLLLLLALLAHTTTGADLKERARAALLLEKPNGPASCQVQTPQTCPPSKFRSASGECNNFNHRYWGARGDPFIRLLQPDYADGRLKPRTSVGSHALPTPDVIVNQLQRSVDEKAIHPHITAMLPAWGQLLAYDLVQILSPNSRYRCCRNQTEETVEDVVQCYVRMGEGCREYKRSIPSHDPTNCEFHYRDQMNAASGFLDGSGLYGTTEKEIHALRTFLNGKVDTAACLRCNEPGAIGALHTVLLKEHNRIAEQLAKLNAEWSDTTLFYETRRIVMAQIQHITYSEFLPILLGSQITNNPDLRLENGGYYSGYSSANRAGMFAEVAVGAVPAFLTMLPPDMYNDSMSAEILLSSPAMQQTFIPDHASFNDEWTPISLAIQRGRDHGVPAYHKAINLCEKRFGKPFGEKLSFDDMQYFGLGQGKREVLESMYQDPEDIDLLIGGLMETPALGTVFGPTLTCLMAIQFANMRSSDRFWYENDLPPSSLTLPQLQAIRRVTLSGLLCETKDVQRAQPKAFIREDPYLNARLSCEQVAGLDVSAWRSEQDDVVEEYMQEEQPTPPEFEELNMDVISTAINKAKTKLNERKRQEYEAWVRQGGIDAKSPDGTAASFSKANRNALIIANTSLFYELATNEIVNSLHTLRRRKRQVFDNNLGGFASDDFSNALQSVDVNQFITGSISPINLEPQCENLEAPCDTTTPFRTLTAHCNNLRNPELGQSLTVFARLLPPVYDDGISQPRSLSVTGAPLPNPRSISSLIHPDISNLHTRYSLMVMQYAQFLDHDLTMTPIHKGFHESIPSCRSCDSPRTVHPECSPFPVPPRDHYYPEVNVTSGERLCFPSMRSLPGQQTLGPREQINQNTAFLDASQIYGENGCIAKKLRGFSGRLNSTIHPIQGKELLPQSPVHPECKSPSGYCFIAGDGRASEQPGLTAIHTVFMREHNRIVEGLRGVNPHWNGDQLYEQARRIVIAQNQHITYNEFLPRILSWNAVNLYGLKLLAQGYYKEYNPTCNPSIVTEFATAAFRIGHSLLRPHIPRLSVQHQPIDPPLLLRDGFFRTDNFLQPGLVDEISRGLVATPMETLDQFITGEVTNHLFEDRRIPFSGFDLIALNIHRGRDHGMPSYNNYRALCNLKRAQTWEDLGREIPPEVIARLRRIYAHVDDIDLFPGGMSERPLQGGLVGPTFACIIAIQFRQLRKCDRFWYENEDPVVKFTEQQLAEIRKTTLARIICENLDVGGDMQRAAFDLPSNFLNPRVPCNSMPQIDLSAWRENVVQGCQIGGKNVNVGESAFPSPCTSCICTNEGPQCASLRITDCAQLAREWPRDVILRDDVCSAQCGLVLQNAGTPQGRNIPISLRPPPQRIARSRIVQQQTGSAPFTFQGFQFPDLSQFIG from the exons GTCCCAGCGATGGTACCCGTTTGCCTGCGGACTGCTACTACTCCTTGCCCTCCTAGCACACACCACCACGGGAGCCGACCTGAAGGAGCGGGCCCGTGCCGCCCTGCTGCTGGAAAAACCGAACGGCCCCGCCAGCTGCCAGGTACAGACGCCTCAGACCTGCCCCCCGAGCAAGTTCCGCTCGGCGTCGGGCGAATGTAACAACTTCAACCACCGGTACTGGGGTGCACGGGGTGATCCGTTCATCCGATTGCTGCAACCGGATTACGCCGACGGTCGCCTAAAGCCTCGCACATCCGTCGGGTCGCATGCACTGCCCACGCCCGACGTTATCGTCAATCAGCTGCAACGCTCGGTGGACGAGAAAGCCATCCATCCGCACATCACCGCCATGCTGCCCGCCTGGGGACAGCTGCTTGCGTACGATCTGGTGCAAATACTGTCACCCAACTCACGCTACCGCTGCTGCCGCAATCAAACCGAAGAGACGGTGGAGGATGTGGTGCAGTGCTACGTGCGGATGGGCGAAGGCTGCCGAGAGTACAAGCGATCAATCCCGTCGCACGATCCGACCAACTGCGAGTTCCACTATCGCGATCAGATGAATGCCGCTTCCGGGTTCTTGGACGGATCGGGCCTGTACGGTACGACGGAGAAAGAAATCCACGCGCTAAGAACGTTCCTGAACGGCAAGGTAGATACGGCCGCGTGTCTGCGCTGTAACGAACCCGGTGCGATCGGGGCGCTCCACACGGTGCTGCTGAAGGAGCATAACCGCATTGCCGAGCAGCTCGCAAAGCTCAATGCAGAATGGAGCGACACGACACTGTTCTACGAGACGCGCCGCATCGTGATGGCGCAGATACAGCACATCACGTACAGCGAGTTTCTGCCCATCCTGCTGGGCAGCCAGATTACGAACAACCCGGACCTGCGGCTGGAGAACGGTGGCTACTATAGTGGGTACTCGAGCGCCAACCGGGCCGGTATGTTTGCGGAGGTTGCGGTCGGTGCTGTGCCAGCCTTCCTGACGATGCTGCCACCGGACATGTACAACGATTCGATGTCGGCCGAGATACTGCTGTCTTCTCCGGCGATGCAGCAAACGTTCATACCGGATCATGCGAGCTTCAACGATGAGTGGACACCGATCTCGCTGGCTATTCAGCGTGGACGCGATCATGGAGTGCCGGCATACCACAAGGCGATCAATCTGTGTGAGAAGCGGTTCGGTAAGCCGTTCGGGGAGAAACTCAGCTTCGACGACATGCAGTACTTTGGGCTGGGACAGGGCAAGCGCGAGGTTCTCGAGAGCATGTACCA AGATCCAGAAGATATCGATCTTCTCATCGGTGGGCTGATGGAAACGCCCGCCCTGGGCACGGTGTTCGGACCAACCCTCACCTGTCTGATGGCGATCCAGTTTGCGAACATGCGTAGCAGCGATCGGTTCTGGTACGAGAATGATCTTCCACCGTCCTCACTGACACTGCCCCAGCTGCAGGCGATCCGTCGCGTGACGCTCTCCGGGCTGCTGTGCGAAACGAAGGACGTCCAGCGTGCCCAACCGAAGGCTTTCATCCGCGAGGATCCGTACCTGAACGCACGGCTAAGCTGTGAGCAGGTCGCTGGATTGGATGTGTCCGCCTGGCGCTCCGAGCAGGACGATGTGGTGGAGGAGTACATGCAGGAGGAGCAGCCGACGCCGCCCGAGTTTGAGGAGTTGAACATGGACGTGATCTCGACCGCTATCAACAAGGCCAAAACGAAGCTGAACGAGCGCAAGCGCCAGGAGTACGAGGCGTGGGTACGAC AGGGAGGCATCGATGCCAAGTCCCCGGACGGTACAGCCGCTTCCTTCAGCAAGGCGAACCGCAACGCACTGATCATCGCCAACACCTCACTATTCTACGAGCTGGCCACCAACGAGATCGTCAACTCACTGCATAC CCTGCGACGTCGCAAGCGTCAAGTGTTCGATAACAATCTCGGTGGCTTTGCGAGCGACGACTTCAGCAATGCGCTCCAGAGCGTGGACGTCAATCAGTTCATTACCGGGTCGATCTCGCCCATCAATCTGGAACCGCAGTGCGAAAACCTGGAAGCACCGTGCGACACCACGACACCGTTCCGCACACTCACCGCGCACTGCAACAACCTACGCAATCCGGAACTGGGTCAATCGCTTACCGTGTTCGCGCGACTACTGCCACCGGTGTACGATGATGGCATATCGCAGCCACGATCACTGTCTGTCACAGGGGCACCGCTTCCCAACCCACGCTCCATCTCCTCACTGATCCATCCGGACATTTCCAACCTGCACACGCGCTACTCCCTCATGGTGATGCAGTACGCCCAGTTCCTCGATCACGATCTCACCATGACGCCCATCCACAAGGGTTTCCACGAGTCGATCCCAAGCTGCCGGTCGTGCGATTCTCCCCGCACCGTGCATCCGGAGTGTAGTCCATTCCCGGTGCCACCGCGTGACCATTACTATCCCGAGGTGAACGTCACCAGCGGTGAGCGACTGTGCTTCCCGTCGATGCGATCGCTGCCCGGTCAGCAGACGCTAGGTCCTCGCGAGCAGATCAACCAGAACACGGCCTTCCTGGACGCGTCCCAGATTTACGGCGAGAACGGCTGCATAGCGAAGAAGCTGCGCGGGTTCTCCGGACGTCTGAACTCCACCATCCATCCGATTCAGGGCAAGGAACTGCTGCCGCAGAGCCCGGTACATCCGGAGTGTAAGTCCCCCAGCGGGTACTGCTTCATTGCCGGTGATGGACGTGCCTCGGAACAGCCAGGCCTGACCGCAATCCACACGGTGTttatgcgcgaacacaaccgCATCGTCGAGGGACTGCGCGGTGTCAATCCACACTGGAACGGAGATCAACTGTACGAACAGGCACGCCGTATCGTGATCGCTCAAAACCAGCACATCACGTACAACGAATTTCTACCCCGAATTCTTAGCTGGAACGCGGTAAACCTGTACGGGCTGAAGCTGCTGGCACAGGGCTACTACAAGGAGTACAACCCAACCTGCAACCCATCGATCGTGACGGAGTTTGCGACGGCCGCCTTCCGCATCGGCCACTCGCTGCTGCGTCCGCACATCCCGCGCCTGAGCGTGCAGCATCAACCGATCGatccgccgctgctgctgcgcgatGGCTTCTTCCGCACGGACAACTTCCTGCAGCCCGGACTGGTGGACGAGATTTCGCGCGGCCTGGTCGCCACACCGATGGAAACGCTCGACCAGTTCATTACCGGCGAGGTGACGAACCATCTGTTCGAGGATCGGCGCATACCGTTCTCGGGCTTTGATTTGATTGCACTCAACATCCACCGGGGCCGCGATCATGGCATGCCGTCGTACAACAACTACCGAGCGCTTTGCAATCTGAAGCGTGCGCAAACGTGGGAAGATCTGGGGCGGGAAATTCCACCGGAGGTGATTGCCCGATTGCGCCGTATCTATGCGCACGTCGATGATATCGATCTGTTCCCGGGCGGCATGTCGGAGCGACCGCTGCAGGGCGGACTGGTGGGACCGACGTTCGCCTGCATCATTGCGATCCAGTTCCGGCAGCTGCGCAAGTGCGACCGGTTCTGGTACGAGAATGAGGATCCGGTGGTGAAGTTCACCGAGCAGCAGCTGGCTGAGATTCGGAAGACGACGCTGGCGCGCATCATCTGCGAGAATCTGGACGTGGGCGGGGACATGCAGCGGGCGGCGTTCGATCTTCCCAGCAACTTCCT CAATCCACGTGTGCCGTGCAACTCCATGCCACAAATTGATCTCAGCGCGTGGAGAGAGAACGTCGTCCAGGGATGCCAGATCGGCGGTAAGAACGTGAACGTCGGCGAGTCAGCCTTCCCGTCGCCCTGCACCAGCTGCATCTGTACCAACGAGGGA CCCCAGTGTGCCTCGCTGCGCATTACCGACTGTGCCCAGCTGGCCCGCGAGTGGCCCCGCGATGTGATCCTGCGGGACGACGTGTGCAGTGCCCAGTGCGGGCTGGTACTGCAGAATGCCGGCACTCCTCAGGGACGCAACATCCCGATCAGCTTGCGGCCACCTCCTCAGCGCATTGCACGGTCGCGCATCGTGCAGCAGCAGACCGGCTCGGCACCGTTCACGTTCCAGGGCTTCCAGTTCCCCGATCTGTCGCAGTTTATCGGCTAG
- the LOC121595212 gene encoding uncharacterized protein LOC121595212, whose product MTVLWVIVGFLFTSCAGQSLNDTYGGLIIEHVRAESSPAPVPTAQWNQLKRYSMHYGGVATVASSSAAGEESTALSNVSLLSESLSSRATSGVVGGIKLIILAFRVIGEFLRKFGAELRVAKCLLMYSLTFQPLSAKVASGTIVNWLTGYFGAEDARDLYRFLSRNLFAQLGLSGADV is encoded by the exons ATGACCGTCCTGTGGGTGATTGTCGGTTTCCTGTTCACCTCCTGCGCTGGACAGTCGCTAAACGACACGTACGGTGGACTGATTATCGAACACGTGCGCGCAGAATCATCCCCAGCACCGGTGCCAACGGCCCAATGGAATCAACTGAAGCGCTACTCGATGCATTACGGCGGTGTGGCGACGGTGGCCAGCAGCAGTGCAGCAGGCGAGGAGTCGACCGCCCTGTCCAATGTGTCCCTGCTCAGTGAATCGCTTTCCTCTCGTGC GACGTCCGGTGTGGTCGGTGGCATCAAGCTGATCATTCTCGCGTTTCGTGTGATTGGCGAGTTTCTGCGCAAGTTCGGCGCGGAGCTGCGGGTGGCCAAGTGTCTGCTGATGTACTCGCTTACCTTTCAGCCGCTCAGCGCGAAGGTCGCCAGCGGGACTATCGTGAACTGGCTGACCGGGTACTTTGGTGCGGAAGATGCGCGTGATCTGTACCGGTTTCTGTCGCGCAATCTGTTCGCGCAGCTTGGACTTTCCGGGGCGGATGTGTAA
- the LOC121595208 gene encoding DNA polymerase delta subunit 3: MDDELLKTCQREIGHIVFDANEKISTRRISNTWSLDSKQSLEVLQKWVEGQKEPNKLSKEYVVRGVDKNGNVFITLANEEKLEKISKAYPKCSKMLYSVEVASDVRPLNVSNDNEFSVIRLRLESQKRQIEQASSSTAPQTTPKPAPAPVKQEQKPSKPSMFAAASKQQPPVKEEKQSPPAKAQVKQEPKTAASPPKASPKTQSPKKQDAKKAVTGKGSISSFFSAKPAGTASKPAPTSVPVKQEPQSPAPEPAKKEQKAEKPVEKSRKRTITDDEEEEEEDVIPSTPQEGKKQRGDKSKKRNTGKPLLQRKKNPSNPSKKSRLLQICDSSSDEDADGREAGAAVEQRSERLVQFDEETPMETEVEEKEKEQGRKPSLSPEKPVENDSNSVNRNRGKVKKLVTKTYTDEEGYLITVKDYEMVSEDDESTANGTEKEMAAPAAGAAAPTKPKASLASQGKSSSAEKKATPPTPKTKQGSIMSFFAKK; encoded by the exons ATGGATGACGAGCTGCTGAAAACGTGCCAAAGGGAGATAGGGCACATTGTGTTCGATGCCAACGAGAAG ATTTCGACCCGTCGGATCAGTAACACGTGGAGCTTGGATAGTAAACAATCGCTGGAAGTGCTGCAGAAATGGGTTGAAGGGCAGAAAGAGCCGAACAAACTCTCGAAAGAGTACGTCGTGAGGGGCGTCGATAAAAATGGCAACGTTTTCATCACT CTAGCGAATGAGGAGAAGCTAGAAAAAATCAGCAAAGCCTACCCCAAGTGCTCGAAAATGCTTTACTCCGTCGAGGTTGCGTCCGACGTTCGACCGCTGAACGTATCCAACGACAACGAGTTCAGTGTGATCCGTTTACGGTTGGAATCGCAAAAGCGTCAAATAGAACAAGCATCTTCTTCCACCGCCCCACAAACAACGCCAAAACCGGCTCCCGCGCCCGTCAAACAGGAGCAAAAACCCTCGAAACCGAGCATGTTTGCGGCGGCCAGCAAGCAACAACCCCCGGtaaaggaggaaaaacaatCACCACCCGCTAAGGCACAGGTAAAACAGGAACCCAAAACGGCGGCCTCCCCACCGAAAGCTTCACCGAAAACACAGTCCCCGAAGAAACAGGACGCGAAAAAGGCCGTCACTGGAAAGGGATCAATTTCATCGTTTTTCTCCGCCAAACCCGCTGGTACGGCATCAAAGCCAGCACCCACTTCTGTCCCAGTAAAGCAGGAGCCTCAGTCACCCGCGCCGGAACCGGCGAAAAAGGAGCAGAAAGCCGAAAAGCCGGTGGAAAAGTCCCGCAAGCGAACCATTACCGATgacgaggaggaagaggaggaggacgtCATCCCAAGCACCCCGCAGGAGGGCAAAAAGCAGCGCGGAGATAAGAGTAAAAAGCGCAACACCGGAAAGCCGCTACTGCAGCGCAAGAAGAATCCGTCGAATCCGTCGAAGAAATCGCGGCTGCTGCAAATTTGTGATTCTTCCAGCGATGAGGATGCGGACGGGAGGGAAGCAGGGGCCGCGGTCGAGCAGCGAAGCGAACGTTTGGTGCAGTTTGACGAGGAAACGCCGATGGAGACGGaggtggaggagaaggagaaggagcagGGCCGCAAGCCGTCACTGTCGCCGGAAAAGCCGGTCGAGAACGATTCGAACAGTGTGAACCGTAACAGGGGCAAGGTTAAGAAGCTGGTCACCAAAACGTACACCGACGAGGAGGGATATTTGA TCACTGTTAAAGACTACGAAATGGTTTCGGAAGATGATGAGTCTACGGCCAATGGAACGGAGAAAGAAATGGCAGCGCCGGCAgctggagcagcagcacccaCCAAGCCGAAAGCTTCCCTCGCAAGCCAAGGCAAATCGTCCTCGGCAGAGAAGAAGGCAACGCCGCCAACGCCGAAAACGAAGCAAGGCTCCATTATGAGCTTTTTCGCGAAGAAGTAA
- the LOC121595207 gene encoding vacuolar protein sorting-associated protein 54 has translation MAKSTSGSFDLKEPPPWQSCQYCLSPVSARSAEQTSSQDQQQSQQQQQFLFKNTSEFVRHLRQQHCTVEGGSYVCRYGYNGVCASLPLDGVSDRDYDTHVTRCHVQAQQKEPHVKWSVFSAAQNLPAVLNDPSRGKQTNFFTKKWGDGFVEGASIGPSPRLADIRWDQFDAYLKRIGKRYRVHTRIANVPTANATSQQALVSDRLPNGATASLSDIPEVFLKQHLELHRPATFAAAFAGIGTEGGEQTRQSSRQLQERLSHYLDIVEVLIAKQVADKSSAFFHAMTSQDAIMEQMTQALANVQRLRAKIAQIDDMIVRESLQVVRAERIRSNNNLVLEKLKLMSTVHQTQPMIQLLLSTQDYVAALDLISTTQEILGQELTGVHCFRHLPSQLCEMELLIDKMLKTDFERYSTADLNRPFREAATREERVLEEDKLICIISGLLRKRSLDFIDTYRDEAITTVRAIVKQLVIEVIASGDAEVCLTGAGEEAQSLSLSEWIVLLEGATGTLLKLLRRIRAVHDVMQQTADASAGRLTDDVSFIDTEAFLSAADYAVVQGKLANLLQSVCNYCHERCANLVSNQSLERSSVSAEQIAQLAQIVERFADGCQAACGVQSAPLKLALCAQGNRFAQKFHTERKSKLALLLDSERWKQAEVPAEFQTMIDCIARGEFQWSKPALNGHQQTNGGGVAPPPPQSVLKVEGEPFALVGAALLLVQIVSEYCRCASQLPVIAPQLGRNVVDLLRMFNSRCCQLVLGAGALHVAGLKTITSSNLALVSRALELVLWLLPHVKRHFRALEGASAAPAGVNHTTSGSAAGPLTNGGTHQPTQQPPPPPPPTSASSSSSTTTYSSIAGYDSVEKDFVSHIKEIENKVLSIVCDVVTGQLNNWDARPPVPSQPFRNISRQFVKLHEAIAPILPEKQVHTIYRTVQRNFKDKLREQLLRNNITNNGGPQHGVVVSELTFYMETLRTLRAMPVAELHDDTMDDIWLK, from the exons ATGGCAAAGTCTACCTCGGGAAGTTTCGATCTGAAGGAACCACCGCCTTGGCAAAGCTGCCAGTACTGCCTTTCCCCCGTCTCGGCCCGGTCAGCTGAGCAGACCAGCAGCCAGGACCAGCAGCAgtcccagcagcaacagcagtttttgttcaaaaatACCAGCGAGTTTGTGAG GCACCTTCGCCAGCAGCACTGCACGGTGGAAGGTGGCTCGTACGTGTGTCGCTATGGTTACAACGGTGTGTGCGCGTCGCTACCGTTGGACGGTGTGAGCGATCGCGACTACGACACGCACGTCACCCGGTGCCACGTGCAGGCGCAGCAGAAGGAGCCGCACGTGAAGTGGTCGGTGTTTTCCGCCGCCCAAAACCTGCCCGCCGTACTGAACGACCCGAGCCGGGGCAAGCAGACGAACTTCTTCACCAAGAAATGGGGCGACGGCTTCGTGGAGGGTGCGTCCATCGGGCCGTCGCCCCGCCTCGCCGACATCCGGTGGGACCAGTTCGATGCGTACCTGAAGCGCATCGGCAAGCGGTACCGGGTGCACACGCGCATCGCGAACGTGCCGACGGCGAACGCCACTAGCCAGCAGGCGCTCGTGAGCGACCGGCTGCCGAACGGGGCCACCGCCAGCCTGAGCGACATCCCGGAGGTGTTCCTCAAGCAGCACCTCGAGCTGCACCGGCCGGCCACGTTTGCGGCCGCGTTTGCCGGCATCGGCACCGAGGGCGGCGAGCAGACGCGCCAATCGAGCCGCCAGCTGCAGGAGCGGCTCAGCCACTACCTGGACATCGTGGAGGTGCTGATCGCCAAGCAGGTGGCGGACAAATCGTCCGCCTTCTTTCACGCGATGACGTCGCAGGACGCCATCATGGAGCAGATGACGCAGGCGCTCGCGAATGTGCAGCGATTgcgcgccaagattgcgcagaTCGACGACATGATCGTGCGCGAGTCGCTGCAGGTCGTGCGAGCGGAGCGCATCCGCTCGAACAACAATCTCGTGCTGGAGAAGCTAAAGCTCATGTCGACGGTGCACCAGACGCAGCCGATGATACAGCTGCTGCTCAGCACGCAGGACTACGTGGCGGCGCTGGATCTGATCAGCACGACGCAGGAAATACTCGGCCAGGAGCTGACCGGGGTGCACTGCTTTCGCCATCTGCCTTCCCAGCTGTGCGAGATGGAGCTGCTGATCGACAAGATGCTCAAGACGGACTTTGAGCGCTACTCGACGGCGGATTTGAACCGGCCCTTTCGCGAGGCGGCCACTCGGGAGGAGCGCGTGCTCGAGGAGGACAAGCTGATCTGCATCATTTCGGGGCTGCTGCGGAAGCGCAGCCTGGACTTTATCGACACGTACCGGGACGAGGCGATCACGACGGTGCGCGCGATTGTGAAGCAGCTCGTGATCGAGGTGATTGCGTCGGGCGATGCGGAGGTGTGCCTGACGGGGGCCGGCGAGGAGGCGCAAAGCTTATCGCTCTCGGAGTGGATTGTGCTGCTGGAGGGTGCGACCGGGAcgctgctgaagctgctgcgGCGCATACGGGCGGTGCACGACGTGATGCAGCAGACGGCCGACGCCAGCGCCGGCCGGCTGACGGACGATGTGAGCTTTATCGACACGGAAGCGTTCCTGTCCGCGGCGGACTATGCGGTGGTGCAGGGCAAGCTAGCCAATCTGCTGCAGAGCGTGTGCAACTACTGCCACGAACGGTGCGCCAATCTCGTCTCGAACCAGAGCTTGGAGCGGAGCTCCGTCAGTGCGGAACAGATTGCACAGCTGGCGCAGATTGTGGAGCGGTTTGCGGACGGTTGCCAGGCGGCGTGCGGCGTGCAGAGCGCCCCGCTGAAGCTGGCCCTCTGTGCGCAGGGCAATCGGTTTGCGCAAAAGTTCCACACGGAGCGCAAATCGAAGCTGGCGCTGTTGCTGGACAGTGAGCGCTGGAAGCAGGCGGAGGTGCCGGCCGAGTTTCAAACGATGATCGATTGTATCGCGCGCGGCGAGTTTCAGTGGAGCAAACCGGCGCTGAACGGGCATCAGCAGACGAACGGGGGCGGTGTCGCACCGCCACCGCCCCAGTCCGTGCTGAAGGTGGAGGGCGAACCGTTTGCCCTGGTCGGTGCGGCCCTGCTGCTCGTGCAGATCGTTAGCGAGTACTGCCGGTGCGCTTCGCAGCTGCCGGTGATTGCGCCACAGCTGGGCCGGAACGTGGTCGACCTGTTGCGCATGTTTAACTCGCGCTGCTGCCAGCTGGTGCTGGGCGCGGGGGCACTACACGTCGCGGGGCTTAAAACgatcaccagcagcaacctGGCGCTGGTGTCCCGGGCGCTCGAACTAGTCCTGTGGCTGTTGCCGCACGTGAAACGTCACTTCCGGGCGCTCGAGGGCGCGAGCGCAGCACCCGCGGGTGTAAACCACACTACCTCCGGATCGGCGGCTGGCCCACTAACGAATGGAGGAACGCATCAGCCCACacagcaaccaccaccaccaccaccacccacgagtgcctcctcctcctcctccaccaccacctacTCGTCCATTGCCGGGTACGATTCGGTGGAGAAAGACTTCGTCAGCCACATCAAGGAGATCGAGAACAAGGTGCTGTCGATCGTGTGTGACGTGGTGACGGGCCAGCTGAACAATTGGGACGCCAGGCCGCCGGTACCGTCGCAACCGTTCCGCAACATTAGCCGGCAGTTCGTGAAGCTGCACGAAGCGATCGCACCGATCCTGCCGGAGAAGCAGGTGCACACCATCTACCGGACGGTGCAGCGCAACTTTAAGGACAAGCTGCGGGAGCAGCTGCTCCGCAACAACATCACCAACAATGGGGGGCCCCAGCACGGTGTCGTCGTTTCGGAGCTGACGTTTTACATGGAAACACTGCGGACGCTGCGGGCGATGCCGGTGGCCGAGCTGCACGACGATACGATGGACGATATTTGGTTAAAGTGA